A window from Drosophila kikkawai strain 14028-0561.14 chromosome 2L, DkikHiC1v2, whole genome shotgun sequence encodes these proteins:
- the Su(z)2 gene encoding protein suppressor 2 of zeste — protein MMDKKEQQIALDAATMRASRDIRQFHDLITCGICRGYMIDPTTVDTCYHTYCRSCILKHLLRMVYCPDCKASGGKEISETNLRSDDTLRSLIFKLVPGLYQRECKELEEFEKQHEDLVDENQPPREQEFFTATELISLSLEYHPAMLDQCGPGEVPPIIYLQCPAGLRVELLKRFLCSKYNIEAENKLVEVEVTYEDEVLPSHFTLMDVGYCYNWSRQSPMAFCYRILLHESERTKNDENNLSRINQDIEPEHPVPRSRSKSAKSVTFAEDLESEMESPRSKTGPRSKTSPKVSPQAKNKRLAVTSTTTSMTKRELELEPAAVSSFKSLRSNDMRYSDYAVSKVKSEPGQEQDHHNQTREQPLEANTNIVVSIPPSQLGKSYVDAEDFELKTANRKGAAGGHLPKLKIELTSMRSKLSMPMSAGPRLEDTSSSSAASQQLDLETYAKNIGLKPIEQPSSVQVPDSKYSPNASPMSSCSSSTNGSSCSLGTADASTSTGSSSSHRKRKKKHSKEPKDANGKRKKLHAEISSQTDGKMKVKITTKHKVDLKRSHSLASASELALQQLKLDEKMLAATTTSEVLLNRTLGEEARSISSLVTGGAPTPPPTPTAEPEVQAMRPKEVALPTSPPLPPSLFKAFTPTPTTTAAAGSPAPATSSVAQMKPKPTPQQQQLQPVQPQSMANKSLAKPPLSNNNNRKPGSGHFVVPQAPSNNRNMHHMQRYLSTPSSIASAANKQPKRSLSLDESHPAKQARLNHNQAQAMAMSSYAAKFQMQPGCGKTAAASYLPNPQRLYGPEMVGKPAAMPLLCPASLSLSLPSTTMSSGNSVTITARPRTTPATGAYAFSEANNMSHVPALEIVRLPSSKQQHQQGQKMTTMPPLMGPPTALPKHQGHNSGAAKRSSQSPPMPLPLPMTTIPTIVKSPPLSVALSGQRSSNSHSTLNPGKNSNNAAYRTSPPALINLRNTAPSSFPSKSSSSKPDLANSKKSPPAVAPAKANGLDKSSKTSLREFRPATGAPKDADILDLSANPGRNSSSLSSSSSKAPTSPRPEAAAVNSSNSLEAALNKIKQNISANSNGGGAVSGGGGAPTTTSTSSSSGSSSSNGTGDDLQNLHMLSESATAREKISIAKAGNNNNNSSSNNNNNNSIFEGKPKNANAVVRPQNASVRSIPNPSALAFRNQPVVATPSAATTSATISKPLTVRAEETRPKMSTGNTGLLSPTSSSSSTSGGGSAATSPRALTKKPTTIDQVAANLNIRAEAKAAALAEEAPPVPSCHDAAKSPELAKTTTAATAPPPAAAKEPKETAITVSAASTLLPESLSKPPVQIAATDTLAPVASSA, from the exons ATGATGGATAAGAAGGAGCAACAAATCGCCTTGGATGCAGCAACAATGCGAGCTTCCCGGGATATCCGGCAGTTCCACGATCTGATCACCTGCGGCATTTGCAGGGGCTATATGATCGATCCAACCACAGTGGATACTTGCTATCACACAt ATTGCCGCAGTTGCATACTGAAGCACCTGCTCCGCATGGTTTACTGTCCGGATTGCAAGGCCAGCGGCGGCAAGGAGATCAGTGAAACCAATCTCAGATCGGATGACACTCTGCGATCGCTGATCTTTAAGCTGGTGCCAGGTCTTTACCAAAGGGAGTGCAAGGAGCTAGAGGAGTTTGAGAAACAGCACGAGGATCTGGTCGATGAAAATCAACCGCCACGTGAGCAGGAGTTCTTCACCGCCACAGAGCTTATAAG TTTATCCCTGGAATATCATCCCGCCATGTTGGACCAGTGTGGTCCTGGCGAGGTGCCACCCATTATTTACCTGCAATGCCCCGCTGGGCTGCGCGTGGAGCTACTTAAGCGATTTCTGTGCTCCAAGTACAACATCGAGGCGGAGAATAAGCTGGTAGAGGTGGAGGTCACCTACGAGGACGAGGTGCTGCCCTCCCATTTCACGCTAATGGATGTGGGATATTGCTATAATTGGAGTCGG CAATCGCCGATGGCCTTCTGCTACCGGATTCTGCTCCACGAGAGCGAGCGGACAAAAAACGATGAGAATAATCTGTCTAGGATTAACCAGGACATTGAACCGGAGCACCCAGTACCACGGAGTCGCTCCAAGTCGGCCAAATCGGTGACCTTTGCCGAGGACCTGGAGTCGGAAATGGAATCACCGCGCTCCAAGACCGGACCAAGGAGCAAGACCTCGCCAAAGGTATCGCCGCAGGCGAAGAACAAGCGCTTGGCTGTTACTTCAACAACGACGTCGATGACCAAGCGGGAACTGGAGCTAGAACCGGCGGCAGTGAGCAGCTTCAAGAGCCTGCGGAGCAATGATATGCGTTACAGCGACTATGCCGTCTCCAAGGTGAAGAGTGAGCCGGGACAGGAGCAGGATCATCATAACCAGACCAGAGAGCAGCCACTGGAAGCCAACACAAATATAGTGGTTAGCATTCCGCCCTCGCAGCTGGGCAAATCCTACGTAGATGCCGAGGATTTCGAGCTGAAGACGGCCAACCGTAAGGGCGCTGCCGGTGGTCACTTGCCCAAGCTCAAGATTGAGCTGACCAGTATGAGGAGTAAGCTGAGCATGCCCATGTCGGCGGGTCCCCGGCTAGAGGatacctcctcctcctcggcagCCAGTCAACAGCTGGATCTGGAGACATATGCCAAGAACATAGGCCTGAAGCCCATCGAACAGCCCTCGTCGGTTCAGGTTCCCGATAGCAAATACAGTCCCAATGCCTCGCCCATGTcttcctgctccagctccacgAACGGCTCCAGCTGCAGTCTGGGCACTGCGGATGCCAGTACCTCCACGGGCTCCTCGAGTTCGCATCGCAAGCGTAAGAAGAAGCACTCCAAGGAGCCAAAGGATGCGAATGGTAAGCGCAAGAAGCTGCATGCGGAGATCTCCTCGCAGACAGATGGCAAAATGAAGGTGAAGATCACCACCAAGCACAAGGTGGACCTGAAGCGTTCCCATTCCCTGGCCAGTGCCAGTGAGTTGGCGCTGCAGCAGTTGAAGCTGGACGAGAAGATGCTGGCCGCCACCACCACATCGGAGGTGCTCCTTAATCGCACTCTGGGCGAGGAGGCGCGCAGCATTAGTAGCTTGGTAACGGGCGGAGCACCCACACCGCCGCCCACGCCCACAGCAGAGCCGGAGGTGCAGGCAATGAGGCCCAAGGAAGTGGCTCTGCCCACTTCGCCGCCCTTGCCGCCCAGCTTGTTCAAGGCTTTTACGCCCACGCCTACAACGACAGCGGCGGCAggttctcctgctcctgccactTCTTCAGTGGCTCAGATGAAGCCAAAGCCAAcgcctcagcagcagcaacttcaACCTGTCCAGCCCCAGTCGATGGCCAATAAGAGCCTAGCCAAGCCGCCGCTTAGTAATAACAACAACCGGAAGCCGGGAAGCGGACACTTTGTGGTGCCACAGGCTCCCAGCAACAACCGGAATATGCATCACATGCAGCGCTACCTATCCACGCCGAGCTCCATTGCCAGTGCGGCCAACAAGCAGCCGAAGCGGTCGCTCTCCCTGGACGAGTCCCATCCGGCCAAGCAGGCGCGCCTGAATCACAACCAGGCGCAGGCCATGGCCATGTCCAGCTATGCGGCCAAATTCCAGATGCAGCCGGGGTGCGGCAAGACGGCGGCGGCCTCGTATCTGCCCAATCCCCAGCGATTGTACGGACCCGAGATGGTTGGCAAGCCAGCGGCGATGCCGCTCCTATGTCCCGCCAGCCTAAGTCTCAGCCTGCCCAGCACGACGATGAGTAGCGGCAACTCGGTGACTATTACGGCCCGACCAAGGACAACACCGGCGACTGGGGCCTATGCCTTTTCCGAGGCCAACAACATGAGCCATGTGCCCGCATTGGAAATAGTTCGATTGCCATCGagcaagcagcagcatcagcagggCCAGAAGATGACGACGATGCCACCGCTGATGGGACCACCAACAGCTCTGCCCAAGCATCAGGGTCACAACAGCGGAGCGGCCAAGAGGAGCAGCCAGTCGCCGCCAATGCCGCTGCCATTGCCAATGACCACGATACCGACGATTGTCAAGTCGCCGCCGCTGTCAGTTGCACTTAGCGGGCAGAGGAGCAGTAACTCCCACTCCACCTTGAATCCCGGCAAGAACAGCAACAATGCGGCTTATCGCACATCGCCGCCTGCATTAATAAATCTGCGCAACACCGCTCCATCGTCGTTTCCATCAAAGTCGAGCAGCAGCAAGCCAGACCTGGCCAATTCAAAGAAATCCCCGCCAGCCGTGGCTCCGGCCAAAGCCAATGGCTTGGACAAGAGCTCGAAAACGAGTTTGCGTGAGTTTCGGCCAGCGACGGGAGCACCCAAGGATGCCGACATACTTGATTTATCAGCGAACCCGGGCAGGAATAGCAGCAGCTTaagcagctccagcagcaagGCGCCCACATCGCCCAGGCCCGAGGCGGCGGCGGTCAATAGTAGCAACAGCCTGGAGGCTGCCCTCAACAAGATCAAGCAGAACATATCCGCCAACAGCAATGGTGGAGGAGCAGtatcaggaggaggaggagcacccaccaccacctccacctcctcctcctcgggcagcagcagcagcaatggaACTGGCGACGATCTTCAGAATCTGCATATGCTCTCGGAATCGGCGACAGCCCGCGAGAAGATCTCGATTGCCAAggcaggcaacaacaacaacaatagtagcagcaataacaacaacaacaacagcatctTTGAGGGCAAACCCAAGAATGCCAATGCAGTGGTGAGGCCACAGAATGCCTCCGTTAGGAGCATACCCAATCCCTCGGCTCTGGCCTTTCGCAATCAGCCGGTGGTGGCCACACCATCAGCAGCCACAACCTCTGCGACCATCAGCAAACCCCTGACTGTGCGTGCCGAGGAAACGAGGCCCAAAATGTCAACAGGGAACACGGGATTGCTCAGTCccaccagcagcagtagcagcaccTCTGGTGGAGGCAGTGCAGCCACCTCGCCACGGGCTTTGACCAAGAAGCCAACAACCATCGATCAAGTGGCTGCCAATTTAAATATTCGGGCCGAGGCCAAAGCTGCTGCTCTGGCGGAGGAGGCGCCACCCGTTCCCAGCTGCCACGATGCAGCGAAGTCGCCGGAGCTGGCCAAGACCACAACGGCAGCgacagcaccaccaccagccgCTGCCAAGGAACCGAAGGAGACAGCCATTACAGTGTCGGCGGCCAGCACCCTGCTGCCGGAATCACTGTCCAAGCCGCCCGTACAAATCGCCGCCACCGACACTTTGGCTCCGGTGGCAAGTTCCGCTTAG